The following coding sequences lie in one Alosa alosa isolate M-15738 ecotype Scorff River chromosome 21, AALO_Geno_1.1, whole genome shotgun sequence genomic window:
- the sod3b gene encoding extracellular superoxide dismutase [Cu-Zn], whose amino-acid sequence MVNLLQYLLLLCGCHICLSVNDDSVPNEVGPPELNENSGTLYATCRMRPNSKLATGMPKIYGHVMFRQEHADDKIKVAINLHGFPTSDGQFRAIHIHQYGDLTEGCSSTAGHYNPLSVDHPRHPGDFGNFPPSNGKIVQTLDSDATLFGGLSVLGRSVVVHAKEDDLGRGGDAGSLLHGNAGERLACCVIGMARPKVWDRFQQKRRRV is encoded by the coding sequence ATGGTGAATCTTCTTCAATATCTCCTGCTCCTCTGTGGTTGTCATATATGCCTCAGTGTCAATGACGATTCAGTCCCTAATGAGGTGGGTCCTCCTGAGCTCAACGAGAACAGTGGGACTCTCTACGCTACCTGCAGAATGCGGCCGAATTCCAAACTTGCCACTGGCATGCCAAAAATTTATGGGCATGTGATGTTCAGGCAGGAACACGCTGACGATAAGATTAAAGTGGCGATCAATCTACATGGTTTTCCAACCTCTGACGGACAGTTCAGAGCCATCCATATTCATCAGTATGGTGACCTGACTGAGGGATGCTCTTCTACTGCTGGCCACTACAACCCCTTATCAGTTGACCATCCACGCCATCCAGGAGACTTTGGCAATTTCCCGCCCTCCAACGGGAAGATTGTGCAGACACTGGATTCTGATGCCACACTTTTTGGTGGCCTGTCAGTTCTCGGCAGGTCAGTGGTGGTCCATGCAAAGGAAGATGACCTGGGTCGTGGTGGAGATGCAGGAAGCCTCCTTCATGGAAATGCTGGAGAGAGGCTGGCGTGCTGTGTTATTGGGATGGCCAGGCCTAAGGTGTGGGACCGCTTTCAGCAAAAGCGCAGACGAGTGTGA
- the LOC125286536 gene encoding alpha-1A adrenergic receptor-like has protein sequence MRNVSEDATNLWQNDSYELYNGTHSLENYTNTTSPNRTSQTGLVLWRAVPLGLVLGTFIILAIVGNILVILSVICNRHLRIPTNYFIINLAIADLLLGTTVLPVSATLEIVDYWVFGRIFCDIWAALDVLCCTASIMSLCVISIDRYIGVSYPLQYPNIVSERRALLAMVGVWILSLVISIGPLLGWKQPPSPEPTICLITEEPFYALFSSLGSFYIPLIVILVMYFRVYVVVKRTTKNLEAGVMRERLNSSELTLRIHRGSQMQDGSGGARSQGHQARNSLTVKVLKFSREKKAAKTLGVVVGMFTLCWLPFFLSLPIVSFNNSLRPPELVFKVIFWLGYFNSCMNPIIYPCYSRAFKLAFIRILRCQCHEGRQPGWRGRVHNYASSQVYAGGSTHRGSAGSLQPNGSKRMLSLGHRGSSPGPGLAPCPEDGSCQTLEAISTSTSGNTSDYQLGMMGVELQSAQASLQS, from the exons ATGAGAAATGTCAGTGAGGATGCAACAAACCTCTGGCAAAACGACTCTTATGAACTTTACAATGGAACCCACTCTCTTGAGAACTATACCAACACCACCTCGCCAAACAGAACGAGTCAGACTGGCCTGGTGCTTTGGAGAGCTGTCCCCCTTGGTCTGGTTTTGGGCACCTTTATCATTTTAGCCATCGTTGGGAACATCTTAGTCATATTGTCGGTGATTTGCAACAGGCATCTCAGAATCCCTACGAACTATTTTATCATCAACTTGGCAATTGCAGACTTGTTGCTCGGCACAACCGTGTTGCCAGTGTCTGCAACTTTGGAAATTGTGGACTACTGGGTCTTTGGGAGGATATTTTGTGACATTTGGGCTGCTCTTGATGTGCTATGTTGTACTGCGTCTATAATGAGTCTATGTGTGATATCTATCGACCGTTACATCGGAGTGAGCTACCCTTTGCAATACCCTAACATTGTGTCGGAACGCAGAGCACTTCTTGCTATGGTTGGTGTATGGATATTATCACTAGTGATATCCATTGGCCCTCTTCTTGGATGGAAGCAACCGCCATCGCCAGAACCCACAATTTGTCTGATCACAGAGGAACCATTTTATGCGCTGTTTTCATCCTTGGGCTCTTTCTATATTCCATTAATAGTCATATTGGTTATGTATTTCAGAGTTTATGTAGTCGTCAAAAGGACCACCAAAAATCTTGAAGCAGGAGTCATGCGAGAGAGATTGAATTCAAGTGAACTGACCCTTAGGATTCACAGAGGTTCACAGATGCAGGATGGCAGTGGCGGAGCCAGAAGTCAAGGGCATCAAGCAAGGAATTCTCTCACAGTGAAAGTCCTGAAATTCTCTCGGGAGAAGAAAGCTGCTAAAACCCTTGGTGTTGTGGTCGGGATGTTCACCCTTTGCTGGCTGCCATTCTTCCTTTCTTTGCCCATTG TGTCATTCAACAACAGCCTCCGGCCCCCTGAGTTGGTCTTCAAGGTGATCTTCTGGCTGGGCTACTTCAACAGCTGCATGAACCCCATCATCTACCCCTGCTACAGCCGGGCCTTTAAGCTGGCCTTCATCCGCATCCTGAGGTGCCAGTGCCACGAGGGGAGACAACCCGGGTGGAGGGGGCGGGTGCACAACTACGCCAGCTCCCAGGTGTATGCCGGCGGCTCCACACACCGGGGCTCCGCAGGGAGCTTGCAGCCAAATGGCAGCAAGCGGATGCTGTCCCTGGGCCATCGAGGTTCTAGCCCTGGCCCTGGACTGGCACCCTGTCCAGAAGATGGGTCTTGTCAAACACTGGAGGCCATCTCCACCTCCACATCAGGTAATACCTCAGACTACCAGCTGGGAATGATGGGAGTTGAACTCCAATCAGCACAGGCCAGCCTCCAGAGTTGA